Below is a window of Herbiconiux aconitum DNA.
GATAACAGTCCACTCTGGCGATGTAAGCGCCTTCCGAAATATGTATGTCAGAGCCAAATCAGACAGATGTCTCGGCTGCGTACCCTTTTGTCCAATTGGCGAAACGACGAAAGCTACCTTGCTATCGATATTCACTTCCCCGGAATCACTGCTCGTCATTGTTCCCCCCTCGATTAGATTTGCTGATCGACTCTATCCACCAGCGATCAAATAGGGATACGTCCCGTTGCCCCGCAACGACTCCGATCCCTAGGGTTTGCCGGATAAATCTCTAGCTCCAGGCGGCCTCGATCTCATTGGCGAAGGGAGCAGGGACGATTAAGCGGAGCGAATTACCTACTAGAGCCACTGCTAATCCCGCGACGCCCCTTCTGCGTTGCTGTGCGCCAACGTCCCCGGCACGCATGAACTGCCGCAGATGCACTCTTAGCGCCAGGTCGTGACCATAGACGTAGGTGCCACGAATGCCACGCGTGAGCAGCACGGCGTAGACGTTCTGGATGTACCAGAGCAGGTCGTCGTTGGAGTAGATGCGGCCGAGCGCCTTGTTCGCCTCCTTGCCCTTCTTGTCGAAGTACAAGGCGCGGTCGACGACGATGCGGCCGGTGGTCGTGTCGAAGCGGAGGTCGGGGCCGATGATCACGCCGGCATAGTTGAGGTCGTAGCCCTGCACCGTGTGGATCGAACCCACCTCGTCTAGCGAACCCGGCGACGCGATCCAGTCGGTCTGGGTGCTGTTCCAGCGCATCCGCAGCTCGCCGATCTCGATGTCGTGACCCGGCTTGTTGCCCTTCGTCTTCCACTCCCAGGCGTAGCCCGCGACCAGGCGTGAGAGGCCGACCTCGCGGTCTCGGCGCACGATCTCCGCACGCATTTCGGCGACGTCGTCGAACATCCGGAAGTCGTAGTCGCCGAAGTCGAGGATAATCGGCTGCCTTGGCGTCGGCCACGAGCCGCTCGAGAGGGATGTCGGCCGGCTTCACGCTCTGCGCGGGGTCGACCAGGAAGATCTGGTGGATGCCCTTGGCCGTGATCCAGTCGAGCTGGGTCTTCGACGTGTCGCCGTGGCCGAACAGCCTCGTCGTGATTTCGCGGAACTTGATGTTCAGTGCTGCCGCCGGCTGATTCGCGCGCTGGTTCAAGCGATGCGTCTCATCGACGATGACCACTTATCCGACGAAGCTCCGCGGTCTTTTGCGGCTCGTCGCCGGAGACTTCGGGCCCGGCGCGGGCTCGGTTTCGCGCGTGCGCACCACACGTGCAGAATAGGCAAAGGTCGACAAGTAGGCGGCCCGGAGGGGACGCCGATGAAGGCACGATCGATGGTGGCCGCAGCAGGGATCACCGCCCTGCTGCTATTGGCTGCACCCGTTGCGGCTGATGCATCCGTTTCGGTTCAGGGCCGGTCGGCTAGCCCCGCACCAGCTTCGGCGAATGAGGTCATCGCAACCGTCCAGAGCGAGCCGTATTACTACAACTCGTACGAGACGTTCATTGCCACCCCGAACAACCTTCCAGCCCCGGTTACCCCGGTCACAACAGTGCTGCATGTGGAACTGAGCGATGCGTTTCTCGCGGGAGCATCCGACAGCCTGATCTGGAAAGCGTTGAGTGTAGATGCCCTGACAGGGACCTCGATCATCGACCGAGAGGCGAAGTTCGTCGACATCGCACTTCCGGCCAACTTCTATGACCTGGCATCGACGGCGATCTGGCCTGGAACGCTGTATCTGGAAGTCTCCTCGCGTGCTAGGAGCACGGACCGCCTGCCATCCGTTCCCGCGCGATTCACCCAGGACAAGGCCTTCGGCTGGACCAGCACCACCGACTATGTGCTCAAGCTCCAACCTGCCAAGGCGGATTCCGAATCGACAGTGCAGATTCCGATGTCCAACATTCACTCTCCTGGGCCCCAACTCACCAGACTTTACTGGGCCACAACGGAAGAGGGGGCTGTCATCGACCAGACAACGACGCTCCGCTTCGTGTCTCCCGACCCGATCTGGGCGGCGTCGGGCCCGGCCACCGCACCCAGTGCCTACATTCAGCGACCATCACTCGACTGGAGCGACGGATATCGCGTTCCGACGAGCGAGCGTCCGTCGGTTTCAGCCGACAACTCGTCGATCGCGGTGCCGTTCTCCTCCGTGACCGGGCTGGACGAGCCCTCGATCGGCGGTGCCTCCATGATTCAGTTCACTGCGGGCATGGCCAATCAGTACCTCGAGGGAACGCTTGCGACCGCGGTCATTCCGATCGGCACGAACACCTCCATTGCTAGCACACGCTCGACCCGGCTGGCTGGCTCGGACCGCTACAACGGAAGCATCGCGGATGCCGCGGTCGCCTTTCCTGAGCGAACGCGACGGGTCTACCTCGCTTCCGGCCAGGTCTTCGCCGACGCCTTGAGCGCAGGGCCGGCCGCCGTTCACAACGGCGCCCCGCTCGTGCTCGTCGCGGCGTTGGATTACGCCTCGGCGTATTACCTCTCGTGGCTGCAACCCGAAGAGATAGTCGTTCTCGGCGGCCAAGCGTCAACGCCGGATGACGTGATCGCTGACATCCTTCGCGAAGCCAAGCTCGACCCCGATTCGTACACGCTGCGGCGTGATGCGGGCGCTGACCGGTACGCCGCTTCCCTCGCCATCTCGGCCTCAGAGTTTCCGGACGGCGCAGCGACCGCCTTTCTCGCATCCGGCGCCGGCTTCGCGGATGCGCTTACCGCGATCCCTGCCGCCTCCCGTGAAGACGCCCCCGTCATCCTCATCCGCGGCGATCAGCCACGACTGGATGACGCCACTCGCGACGAACTTGACCGTCTCGGGGTGTCGAAGGTCGTGATCGCCGGCGGCCCTGCCAGTGTGTCGACCGGCATCGAGAAGCAGCTGGCCCAGCTGTACCCCGGCAACGTGACACGATTCGGCGGGGCCACACGCTTCGACGTCGCCGAATCTCTCAATGCTGCCTACTTTCCGACAGCGACGACAGCCTATGTAGCGACTGGGGCCAACTTTCCGGATGCCCTGACCGGCGGCGTCCTCGCCGGCGTGAAGGACGCGCCGCTCGTTCTGGCGCGCACCGAGTGCATTCCGGCGTCGACGTGGCAGCGCCTGGCCGCGTGGGCGCCATCCAAAGTCACCTTGCTTGGCGGCCCCAACAGTCTCTCGCCCGCAATGCAGAGTCTTCCGCGGTGCAATTGAGCTCGCGGCCTGGCGGTAGTGCGGACTCGAGACCAACGAGGACTGAGTAGCAATTGCTCAGCTAGCCACTAGTAACGGGACCCGTTATTATTGAGCATGATCCACTCGTTCGCCGACCTCAACACGGAGCGGGTCTGGAATCGGCAGCACGTTCGCCGGTTCGGCAGTGATCTGCAGCGCATGGCGAACCGCAAACTCCTCATCCTCGACGCGGCTGAGGATCTCATTGAGCTTCGCATTCCGCCCGGCAACCGTCTCGAACAGTTGAAGGGCGATCGCGAAGGTCAGCACAGCATCCGGATCAACGACCAATGGCGCATCTGCTTCGTCTGGACTCCTACGGGCCCGGTCGACGTCGAGATCGTCGACTACCACTGAGAGGAGACATCATGGCAACCGCACACGCGCCGATTCATCCGGGTGAGATCCTTCTCGAGGAGTTTCTCAAGCCACTGGAGATCAGCCAGTACCGGCTCGCCCAGGCGATCAACGTGCCCGCTCGACGCATCAACGAGATCGTTCACGGCAAGCGCGGGATCTCCCCCGACACGGCGGCGCGGCTCGCTCGGGCGTTCGGCACGTCGGATCGGTTCTGGACGAACCTTCAGACCCGGTACGACCTCGAGCTCGTCACCGAAGCAAAGACCGAGGAACTCAACCGGATCGTGCCGCTGCTCAGCGCATGACTCATCAGATCAGGCTGTAACTCCGGTTCGCCTACGCGGAGGGCTGGCTGCGCTTCACCGCAATGTTCGGATTCCCAACCGCTACTCCGCGCCGGGACCGGTGTGCCCGTGCATGCAGAGGAATACACTCACCGCATGTCCGATGCCAATGGAGGCGACAGGCCACCGTTTCCGGAGAACGTGCCGGCAGCGGGCACGGGCACGCCGCAGGCAACCCACGACGGTGCGCAACAGCCACCCGCGTCGCCTGGCCAGCCGGCACCGGCTTCGCCCGCGACTCCGTCGGCGACGCGGCACCCCAAGAGGTTCTACGCGATCGGCGGCGCGATTCTGGTGGCCATCGTCGGGGCGACAGCGTCGGCCGTCATCACGCCCGAACGGCTTGACGGGCTCTTCGGGATGTTCGGCGGCGAGGCCGGCGCGGGCGTTCCGCCATCCTCTTCGACCACAGCGCCACCCCTCGAGACCAAGAGCGTGTCGAGTGGTGATAAGGCGCTTTCGTTCGCGATTCCTGCCGAATGGGGCGCACGCAACGGGAATTACAACGTGAGCCCGGATGCCGGCGCCGCCGTGATCACCGGAACCCAAGTCGACTCACCGGTCGAGTTCGGTGAAGACGGGGCCTACATCGCGGTGTCCAAAGACTTTGCGACGAGAACGGGACTGACCGGGCTCGCGGCCGACGACCTCCGCACCCGCGCCGACGATCTCGTCGGCGAAGCTGACTGGACGATCGACGGATGCATCGCCTCCGACGAGCCGTCCCGCGAAAAGGACGGCTGGCAACTCGCGACCAGGTACTGGAAAGACTGCGCGCAGATCCCCGACAGCAAGCTGTGGGAGATGGTGGCCATCGACGACGAGGGAACCATGGTCGTCACCCTGCAAGTGCTGCTCTCGCCCGACGCGTCGCCCGAGGTCGTGGACGCGATCATCGGGTCCTTCAACGTCGATCCGCGGAAGTTGACGTCTGGGCTGGGCGGCGACGTCGTGATTCCTTGAGACGAAGATTGCCGCACCAGAAGGAAGTCTTGGCGTCACTATGGACTCGAGCCGGGCCGGAACCAGGCGACGTGGGGTGGGTGATCCGGTCGCGTCATTGGCATCGGGTTTGGCGGGAGGCCGCGCAGCGGTCGGGGGACTTTGACTCGACCGGATCACCCATCCCGCGGCGCCCAACCACCCGAAACTAAACGAGCTTTGATCAGGCAATTCTGATAGAATCTCAGTATGCAGACAGCCACTCGACTCCGGGAGATCGCCGACGATCTTCGCGGCGTCGTGGGTGCGGTCGGAGCGGGGCTGGCGGGGCTGCGCGACGAGGAGTTGCTCGAGGTCATGGCCGCTTTCGAGGCGGTGGGCCGGGTGGTCTCTGCCGGGCAGGTTCGAGTTGCCGGGGAGGTCGGGGTGCGGTCGCGCAGTGAGCTCGGCGACGAGGGGCTGAGTCGGTCGCAGAACTTCACGAGCCCGGTCAAGCTCGTCGCGAGCGTCACGGGCACGTCGGCGCGCGAGAGCAAGGCGCGGCTCGAGATCGGGCGCAAGCTGCGCGGCGCCGTGCTTCTGGGTGGCGGCGAAGGTCCGGCTCCGTTCCCGGTCGTCGCACAGGGCCTCGACGAGGGCATCCTCGCCGTCGAGACGGCGTCGATCATCGTCAGCAAGTGCGCCGAACTCGCGGAGCGCGGATGCTCCCCCGACGTCGTGGCCAGTGCCGAGCAGACGCTCGTCGACGAGACCGTCACGCTCCACCTGACGACGGATCAGACGCTCAAGCTCGCCATCCACCTGCGCGAAGTGATCGACCCCGACGGAGCCGAGCCGCGGGATGAGGTGCACCAGCAGCAGCGCTCGCTCACCATCGCGCAGGCGAGCGACGGCATGATCCGCGGGCGGTTCGCCCTCACGCCCGAGCAGGGCGGAATGTGGCTGTCGAGCATCCAGGCGATGCAGAGCCCGCGCGTGTCAGATTCACTGGCCGGTGGCCCGCGATTCCTCAGCGAAGACGAGTTCGTTGCCCAGACCGCCACTGCCGACACCCGCACTCAGGCGCAGAAGAACGCCGACACCGTCACCGAACTCATCACCCGTGCCGCCGGCGCCGCCGACATGCCCCGCATCAACGGCGCCTCCACTACGGTCAACGTGCACATCTCGCTCGACGACCTCGAGGCAGGGCGCGGCGTCGGGTGGATCGACGGCGTCGACGAACCTGTCCCCGCATCCACCGTGGCGCAGCTGCGCTGCTCCTCCCCCATCACCGCGACACTCTTCGGCGACCGGGGCGAGGTGCTCTACCACGGCAAGACGAAGCGACTTTTCAGCGCAGCACAGAACCGGGCCCTCGCAGCCCGAGACGGCGGATGCGTCTCGCCCGGATGCGACCGGCCCCCGTCGTTCTGCGAGACGCACCATGCCGACGAATGGGTCTCCGACGATCATCCACCCGGCCGCACCGACATCGACAACGGGGTGCTGCTCTGCCACTTCCACCACAGCCACCTCCATCGGGCGGCGTGGAAGCTCATCATGCGCGAAGGCGTGCCCCACCTCATCCCGCCACGGTGGATCGACACCACGCAGACGCCGATCCCGACCACCCGCCGACGCACGATCCAGCGCCCAGCCGCCTGAGAAGGCGCGCCCGTCTGCGTGAACCAGCCACGGTCATCGAGGGCAAGCGCGAAGCGCGCGGCAGCCCGCCGCCGAGCCAACCACCCAGACATCCGGACATCCAGACATCCAGCCAACCACCCCCCAGGCATCCGATCGTACGCGGCTGCCGCACGCTTCGCGCTTGCCGACGATGGCCATGGCTCGGTCGATAGGTACCGCATCCCACACGGGCTGGCAATCGGCAAGCCGGTCGAGCGGGCCCGACTCAGATCTGGTGGAGTAGGCCACCGTGCCAGGGCCGCGGCGCTCACCAGGCATGCACCGCGATCTCGGCTCAGCGACCGCCTTGCGCTACGCCAAAGCCCCCGTTCGAGCGACGATGCCGGGGTCTTCTCCCGCGGATGACCGCCCGGCGCCTATGCCGACAGCTCGGCCCGGAGGAGCGCTGCGCCGGCGCCCAGGGCAGCGAGCTTTCCACGAGCCACCGTTCGAGGCAGGGGCGCCATGCCGCAGTTGGTGGAGGGGTAGAGCTTGTCGGCATCCACGAACTGAAGCGCCCGCCGCAGCGTATCGGCCACCTCATCCGGCGTCTCGATGGTGGTCGACGCCACGTCGATAGCTCCCACCATCACCTTCTTGCCTCGGATGAGCTCGATCAGATCGATGGGCACATGCGAGTGGTGCGATTCGAGCGAGACGATATCGATGTCCGACGCCTGGAGCTTCGGAAAGATCTTCTCGTATTGACGCCACTCCGAACCGAGGCTCGCCTTCCAGTCGGTATTGGCCTTGATGCCGTAGCCGTAACAGACGTGCACCGCCGTCTCGACCGTGATCCCTTCGATCGCCCTCTCCAGAGCGGCCACTCCCCAGTCGTTCACCTCGTCGAAGAAGACATTGAACGAGGGCTCATCGAACTGGATGATGTCGACGCCCGCATCCTGCAGATCCTTCGCCTCCTGATTGAGGATGGTGGCGAACTCCCACGCCAGCTTCTCGCGACTGCCGTAGTGAGCGTCGTAGAGGGTGTCGACCATGGTCATCGGGCCCGGCAACGCCCACTTGATGGGCTGGTCGGTCTGCGCTCGGAGGAACCGGGCATCATCGACGAAGACCGGCTTCTCGCGGGTCACCGCACCGACCACCGTGGGCACGGATGCGTCGTAGCGGTCGCGAATCCTGACCGTCTCACGCTTCTCGAAATCCACCCCATCGAGGTGCTCGATGAAGGTGGTGACGAAGTGCTGCCGGGTCTGCTCGCCGTCGCTCACGATGTCGATGCCCGCCTGCTGCTGGTCGGCCAGCGACAGACGCAGAGCATCCTGTCGCCCCTCTGCCAGAGCGTCGCCGTCGAGCTTCCAGGGCGACCAGAGCTTCTCGGGCTCCGCAAGCCACGAGGGCTTGGGCAGGCTACCCGCGGTGGATGTCGGAAGCAGCTTGCTCATGACCGTTCTCCTTGCAGATCGAGCTGATGGGCCGTGAACTCTGTCGACCACTCCTCGAGGGCGGCCTTGTGCGGCTCGATGAAGTGCTCCTCGGCGAACTTTCCCTGCTCGACCGCCAGCCGGCTGCGCTCCTCCCGGTCGTATTCGATCGACGTCGGCGAGAAATCCGGATTCGTCAGGCTCGCTTGATAGCTCGCCCCGGCTGTGGAGTTGGCGGTGTAGATCTCGGGGCGGTAGATCTTCTGGAAGGTCTCCATCGTGCTGATCAGCGCGGCCAGCTCGAGGTCGGTGTACTCGCCGAGCAGGTCACCGAGGTGGTAGAAGGCCAGAGGGGCCACGCTGCCCGGCGGCATGAAGAAGCGCACGCTCAAGCCCATCTTCGCGAAGTAGGCATCCGTCGGCGAGTAGTCGCTCTGCCGATACTCGACACCCAGAATCGGATGCTCGACCTCGGTGCGACTGTAGGTCCTGCTCGTCGAGACGCTCAGGCAGATGACGGGGGGCTTGTCGAAATGCTGCGCGTAGGCATCCGAGGCCAGGAAAGCCTTGAAGAGGTTTCCGTGCAGTTCTCCGAAATCAGCCGGCTTGCCGGCGGGGAGCACGATGCTGAAGTCGTAGTCGCGCACGTAGGAGGAGAAGTTGTTGCCCACGATGCCCGGGATGCGCTCACCGGAGCGCCGGTCGACGATGGTCGTCTGCAGCACCTCGATCAGCGGCACAGCGCCTCGGATGCCCTCGCCGTCGATGTCGACGCTCACCGAGATGATGTCGAGTTCGACCGTGTAGGGATCGCCGTCCTCAGCGTGTCCGTGAGCCAGTCGCGCCAGTTCGTTGAAGCGACCGTCGATCATCGTGAACGTGTTGCGCAGGTTCTCCTGGCGCTTCTCGCCCCGGGCGAGGTTCGCGAAGTTCGTCGTGATGCGGGAATTGGCGAGAGGGCGGTAGTTCTCGTCGAAACGAGTGCTCTCGATCGAGAAAGCGAGGTTCGTCATCGACAGAAGACCGCCCGGGCAAGAAGGGCGTCTCCGCCGACGAGGTGAGTTTTCATGGTTGCGACCATAGTGGTGTGCTCTTCGAATAGAGAAGCCGCGATGGCGCGACTCCACGGAATAGGGATATCGCAGGCGTGTCCCTGATCGGGACGCGAGGCCTCGTTGTGCGCACTGCCCTACCAGGCTAGGGCAATGCTGAGCGATCTTGCACCGAATGACCTTGCGTTTCGGTGTGCGTTCCTTGTACGGCCCCCGCTCAGGTCGCGAGCCGGTCAGCTCGGCTCGTAGGGCGGCGCTTCGCCCCAGCCCCAACGGGGAACAGGCGCCGCCGGCACAGGCTCGGCGCCGGGAGCCGAGTTGGCCACGGCGATTCGGGTGCCCCACTCGGCGTAGGCCATCAGCGCCGAGCGCGCTTCCGGATCGCTCGGAAGGTTCGCCTCATCCGCAGCCCGGCTGAGCAGGGTCACGAACCGGAGCCGCTGCTCCGCGCTGATGTCGAGGCCGAGGTGCTTCGACATCATGTGGGGGTAACCCCCGTGCTCGGCCGTGTACGTTGCAGGACCACCCAAGACTTCAGACCACCAAGCCGTGACCCCATCCCGATGCGCTCGGGTGACCTTTCCGCCGAACACCGGCGCCAGAAGATCATCGCCCTCGACGGCGTCGTAGAAGCAGTCCAACCAGCGCCCGACCGCGGCCGAACCACCGATCCACTCGAAGATGCTCGGGGGTTGAGCCATGGCAGAAGCCTACGCCTCGATGCACTTCTGATCGAGCTCCTACCGAAGCTCGGCGGCCGCCGCCCGGAGCTCCGCGAAGGCCTCGCGCGTGTAGGTGACCAGCTCACCCGGCGCCTCATCTCGCGCCGGAGCCGACCAGCGACGGTAACCGATGCCGAACGCCAGCACCCCGAGCTCCGCCGCCACCCGCGCCACCGACTCGGCCGCACCCCGTCGCTGCAACGCCTCCGCCATCGCCGCCGCCAGACCGATGCTCTTCATCGCATTGCGAGCTCGGAGCTCTTCGTTCGCCTCGATCGCCGCGTGCATCCGCGGGCCGATGCCGCGATTGAACTCCGTCATCGCCCCGGCCGCTCGATCGAGCCCCGCCGCGACCGCCTCGAGGGGGGTGGCGTCATCCGGAGCCGCAGCGATGCCCTCGGCCAGCAGAGCACTGAGCATCTCCTGCCCGGCCGAGAGCAGCTCGCGCTTGTCGCTGAAGTGCCGGAAGAAGGTGCTGCGGGTGAGCTCCGCACGCTCGGCGATCTGCGCCACGGTCGTCTCGTCGTAGCCCTGCTCGGTGAAGAGATCGAGAGCGGCCTCGACGAGCCGCTCGCGCGCATCCGGTTTCCATCTCGGCATACCCGCAGTCTACGCGATGCGACACTTGTCTCATCATCGTGTTACCTTGATGGGACATTAGTCGCATCACATCGTGGAGGTCACCCATGCGCGTATTCATCACCGGCGCCACCGGTCTGATCGGATCGGCCGTCGTCGCCGAGCTGCTCTCGGCCGGACACTCCGTCACCGCCCTCACCCGCTCCGAGACCTCGGCCGCCAAAGCCACAGCGGCCGGCGCCGACACCGTTCGCGGAGAGCTCGTCGACCTCGACGTGCTCCGCGCCGAAGCCGAGCGAGCCGACGGCGTCATCCACCTCGCGTTCGGCAACGACTTCAGTTCGGCCGAAGCGCTCACCGCGAACATCACCGAAGAATCCGCCGCACTCGCCACCCTCGGTGAGGCACTCATCGGCACCGGCAAGCCGCTCGTCACCGTGTCCGGCACCCCTCAGGCGGTCGGCCGACCCTCGACCGAAGACGACCCGCTGCCCACCGACGGCCCCGTCGGCGGCCGCAGCATCTCGGTGAACCGCACCCTCGCCCTGGCCTCACGGGGCGTGCGCACCGCCGCCATCCGGCTCCCCCGCACCGTGCACAACGACGGCAACGGAGGATTCGCCGGACTGCTCGCCCAGATCGCCCGGCAGAGCGGTGTCGCGGGATACCCGGGCGACGGCACCCAGCGTTGGCCCGCCGTGCACGCGCTCGATGCCGCCGTGCTGTTCCGGCTCGCACTCGAGAATTCTCCCGCCGGCCGCGCCTGGCACGCGGTGGCGGATGAGGGCGACGCCGTTCGCGACATCGTCGCGGTGATCGGACGCCGGCTCGGCCTACCGGTCGAATCGCTCCCGGTCGAGAACTTCGGCCCCATCGGGCCGGTCTTCGCGGCCGACCAGCCGGCCTCCAGCGCACTCACCCGCGCCGAGCTGGGCTGGGTGCCGACCCACCCGAGCCTGCTCGACGACCTGGAGAAGATCGAGGCCTGACCCCGGCTCC
It encodes the following:
- a CDS encoding DUF2075 domain-containing protein, producing MFDDVAEMRAEIVRRDREVGLSRLVAGYAWEWKTKGNKPGHDIEIGELRMRWNSTQTDWIASPGSLDEVGSIHTVQGYDLNYAGVIIGPDLRFDTTTGRIVVDRALYFDKKGKEANKALGRIYSNDDLLWYIQNVYAVLLTRGIRGTYVYGHDLALRVHLRQFMRAGDVGAQQRRRGVAGLAVALVGNSLRLIVPAPFANEIEAAWS
- a CDS encoding cell wall-binding repeat-containing protein, translated to MKARSMVAAAGITALLLLAAPVAADASVSVQGRSASPAPASANEVIATVQSEPYYYNSYETFIATPNNLPAPVTPVTTVLHVELSDAFLAGASDSLIWKALSVDALTGTSIIDREAKFVDIALPANFYDLASTAIWPGTLYLEVSSRARSTDRLPSVPARFTQDKAFGWTSTTDYVLKLQPAKADSESTVQIPMSNIHSPGPQLTRLYWATTEEGAVIDQTTTLRFVSPDPIWAASGPATAPSAYIQRPSLDWSDGYRVPTSERPSVSADNSSIAVPFSSVTGLDEPSIGGASMIQFTAGMANQYLEGTLATAVIPIGTNTSIASTRSTRLAGSDRYNGSIADAAVAFPERTRRVYLASGQVFADALSAGPAAVHNGAPLVLVAALDYASAYYLSWLQPEEIVVLGGQASTPDDVIADILREAKLDPDSYTLRRDAGADRYAASLAISASEFPDGAATAFLASGAGFADALTAIPAASREDAPVILIRGDQPRLDDATRDELDRLGVSKVVIAGGPASVSTGIEKQLAQLYPGNVTRFGGATRFDVAESLNAAYFPTATTAYVATGANFPDALTGGVLAGVKDAPLVLARTECIPASTWQRLAAWAPSKVTLLGGPNSLSPAMQSLPRCN
- a CDS encoding type II toxin-antitoxin system RelE/ParE family toxin, with amino-acid sequence MIHSFADLNTERVWNRQHVRRFGSDLQRMANRKLLILDAAEDLIELRIPPGNRLEQLKGDREGQHSIRINDQWRICFVWTPTGPVDVEIVDYH
- a CDS encoding HigA family addiction module antitoxin, giving the protein MATAHAPIHPGEILLEEFLKPLEISQYRLAQAINVPARRINEIVHGKRGISPDTAARLARAFGTSDRFWTNLQTRYDLELVTEAKTEELNRIVPLLSA
- a CDS encoding HNH endonuclease signature motif containing protein codes for the protein MQTATRLREIADDLRGVVGAVGAGLAGLRDEELLEVMAAFEAVGRVVSAGQVRVAGEVGVRSRSELGDEGLSRSQNFTSPVKLVASVTGTSARESKARLEIGRKLRGAVLLGGGEGPAPFPVVAQGLDEGILAVETASIIVSKCAELAERGCSPDVVASAEQTLVDETVTLHLTTDQTLKLAIHLREVIDPDGAEPRDEVHQQQRSLTIAQASDGMIRGRFALTPEQGGMWLSSIQAMQSPRVSDSLAGGPRFLSEDEFVAQTATADTRTQAQKNADTVTELITRAAGAADMPRINGASTTVNVHISLDDLEAGRGVGWIDGVDEPVPASTVAQLRCSSPITATLFGDRGEVLYHGKTKRLFSAAQNRALAARDGGCVSPGCDRPPSFCETHHADEWVSDDHPPGRTDIDNGVLLCHFHHSHLHRAAWKLIMREGVPHLIPPRWIDTTQTPIPTTRRRTIQRPAA
- a CDS encoding methionine synthase is translated as MSKLLPTSTAGSLPKPSWLAEPEKLWSPWKLDGDALAEGRQDALRLSLADQQQAGIDIVSDGEQTRQHFVTTFIEHLDGVDFEKRETVRIRDRYDASVPTVVGAVTREKPVFVDDARFLRAQTDQPIKWALPGPMTMVDTLYDAHYGSREKLAWEFATILNQEAKDLQDAGVDIIQFDEPSFNVFFDEVNDWGVAALERAIEGITVETAVHVCYGYGIKANTDWKASLGSEWRQYEKIFPKLQASDIDIVSLESHHSHVPIDLIELIRGKKVMVGAIDVASTTIETPDEVADTLRRALQFVDADKLYPSTNCGMAPLPRTVARGKLAALGAGAALLRAELSA
- a CDS encoding DUF1852 domain-containing protein: MTNLAFSIESTRFDENYRPLANSRITTNFANLARGEKRQENLRNTFTMIDGRFNELARLAHGHAEDGDPYTVELDIISVSVDIDGEGIRGAVPLIEVLQTTIVDRRSGERIPGIVGNNFSSYVRDYDFSIVLPAGKPADFGELHGNLFKAFLASDAYAQHFDKPPVICLSVSTSRTYSRTEVEHPILGVEYRQSDYSPTDAYFAKMGLSVRFFMPPGSVAPLAFYHLGDLLGEYTDLELAALISTMETFQKIYRPEIYTANSTAGASYQASLTNPDFSPTSIEYDREERSRLAVEQGKFAEEHFIEPHKAALEEWSTEFTAHQLDLQGERS
- a CDS encoding group II truncated hemoglobin — translated: MAQPPSIFEWIGGSAAVGRWLDCFYDAVEGDDLLAPVFGGKVTRAHRDGVTAWWSEVLGGPATYTAEHGGYPHMMSKHLGLDISAEQRLRFVTLLSRAADEANLPSDPEARSALMAYAEWGTRIAVANSAPGAEPVPAAPVPRWGWGEAPPYEPS
- a CDS encoding TetR/AcrR family transcriptional regulator, translated to MPRWKPDARERLVEAALDLFTEQGYDETTVAQIAERAELTRSTFFRHFSDKRELLSAGQEMLSALLAEGIAAAPDDATPLEAVAAGLDRAAGAMTEFNRGIGPRMHAAIEANEELRARNAMKSIGLAAAMAEALQRRGAAESVARVAAELGVLAFGIGYRRWSAPARDEAPGELVTYTREAFAELRAAAAELR
- a CDS encoding SDR family oxidoreductase, coding for MRVFITGATGLIGSAVVAELLSAGHSVTALTRSETSAAKATAAGADTVRGELVDLDVLRAEAERADGVIHLAFGNDFSSAEALTANITEESAALATLGEALIGTGKPLVTVSGTPQAVGRPSTEDDPLPTDGPVGGRSISVNRTLALASRGVRTAAIRLPRTVHNDGNGGFAGLLAQIARQSGVAGYPGDGTQRWPAVHALDAAVLFRLALENSPAGRAWHAVADEGDAVRDIVAVIGRRLGLPVESLPVENFGPIGPVFAADQPASSALTRAELGWVPTHPSLLDDLEKIEA